Sequence from the Elusimicrobiaceae bacterium genome:
TTTCAAAAAAACATTTCCGGCAAGGTCTTTGATAACGTCCGCGGGCTTAAACATTTTTACGTCCAGTTTCTTATAAATCGGTTTTTCGTGTTCCATATATACCTACAAATCTTTGCGCCCAGTCCCCCTTTTTAGGGGTAATATGCTAAAATAAAAACGTACGGTACTCCTAGTAAAAGTCCCCGTACGTTTTTGGCTTATATTGCAACAGGTCGCTTATTCCCTGCTGCATTGCAAATTTTTCAACTACGAATTGTTATAAGCGAATTTGTTTATAAGCCAAAGTCCCGTTTATCGGGGTAGATAAGTTTAGCAATGCTAAACAATATCATAGTATATGCTTATTAAACATAATAAATGATGTTTTGTCAAGCATTATTTTGAAAAAATAGGTGTTTTATGACGAGAAAAAAAAGCGAAGACATAGCAAATAAAATTAGAATTTTTATGCTAAAGAATGGAATTTCGCAACGTGATTTAGCAAAAAAAATGAAAGTAGCTCCGCAGACAGTTAGTCGGTTTTTGACTGGCGAAAATTCATTTCGCACTGACACATTAGAAAAAATAAGCGAGGCATTAAATGTGCCCGCAAATTATTTTTTTAGCGAAGTACACGGCTCTGCTATCGGGTCAAACGCGCAAGTCAATTCTTCTGCTGATATACAGAAAGATATTAAATTACTTTCTACACAAGTGGAATTATTAACAACAAAAATGCTGATTATTGAGCAAGAAATAAAAGCTCTTAAAAAGGGGAAAGAGTTATGAGAATAGTTGTTGTTTGTTTATTTATTCTTATTGCAATGGCAAGTTGTCAAAAAATATATGAAGCTAATTTATTAAAAAAACAAGAAATTGAAAAATCTATTGAAAAAGAAGTTTGGGATAATATATTGGAAGTTAACAAAACAACCCAAGATTACAATACGTCCACCACGCCGGAAGAAATGGAAAAAGATATGCGTAAAGTGGTAGATGGTATTGTTAAAACAATGGCACAAGAAATGTTAGCACGGGCAAAGAAAATTCACGTGCCTACGCCAATGCTTCAAGACACTTCTTTTTTGTATTCTAAAGTTAAACTAAATGCTGCTATCAAACAGCAAGATACGGATATTAAGCAGTATAAAAAAGAAATAAATTTAACTATTGATGATATTATAAACGGAAGTAAAGAAGCTATGCTTACTGATTGTGCTAAAAAATATCCAAAAAGCGAATGCGAAAAATTCAAAAAACCTATAGAAGACAGCTTGGCTGGCGCGAAAAATAAGCTAACGGCCAGCATACCATTTTACGTGGACTACATAGAAGAAGAATTAAATGCAATGCGCTTTATTTCTAATCATTATAATAGTTTTACAACGTCGGGCCAGTTCCCGCATTTTACCGATGCTGCCTTGCAAAAGCAATTTATGGCCAAAATACAAGAGGTAGATAGAAAAGGCCGGGCGGTAGCGGACTTACGCAATAATGCCTGGCAGGATGCACACAATAAAGTAAGCAAGATTTAGAGAGTTTTATGCCACCCATAAACAAAATATCCGGCTTCAAAAGAAAAGGCCGCAACGGGCAGCGCTACCGCAAACAAATAAATGGCCGC
This genomic interval carries:
- a CDS encoding helix-turn-helix domain-containing protein, with translation MTRKKSEDIANKIRIFMLKNGISQRDLAKKMKVAPQTVSRFLTGENSFRTDTLEKISEALNVPANYFFSEVHGSAIGSNAQVNSSADIQKDIKLLSTQVELLTTKMLIIEQEIKALKKGKEL